In Mercurialis annua linkage group LG6, ddMerAnnu1.2, whole genome shotgun sequence, the following are encoded in one genomic region:
- the LOC126687911 gene encoding uncharacterized protein LOC126687911 produces the protein MITSSCVEELIGSKVWQLLKNDQKEWDMDIVGNIFNESDQQSISSVPFSVRKVKDNWIWVLDPKFRFSVKSVYTCLRGELETVHNSDVCRVWNSIWNMNIPLGIINFMWRLLSGYLPTYDALASKHVSINALCRVVSNPNVTDWVCSWMGRCKKEESELISMVCWRIWLNINDMVRNGKSSSVDNVINSAGVQLFQWQRARGKVAGHKDDEMERDSGAVAWKKPEAGWFKVNVDAAVFEREGGAGLGCVVRDDEGMIIQARHANISGNFYPRTAEIMGIREALSWLKGWRNIIIESDALEVIMDIRNAKAQDGDLLIDDCVFLAKQFPNLVFDYVRRSANQVAHCLAHNARFLSGHQEWFSDFPDFLTSVTVSNISQ, from the exons ATGATCACGTCAAGTTGTGTGGAGGAATTGATAGGAAGTAAAGTGTGGCAGTTGTTAAAGAACGACCAAAAGGAATGGGATATGGACATCGTGGGGAATATTTTTAATGAGTCGGACCAGCAGAGTATTAGCTCAGTCCCTTTCAGTGTTCGAAAAGTTAAAGACAACTGGATATGGGTTTTGGATCCGAAATTCCGATTCTCTGTTAAAAGTGTCTATACATGTTTGAGAGGTGAGTTGGAGACAGTTCATAATTCTGATGTGTGCAGGGTCTGGAATTCGATATGGAATATGAACATTCCTTTGGGGATCATAAACTTCATGTGGAGACTGTTGTCTGGGTATCTTCCTACTTACGATGCCCTCGCTTCCAAACACGTATCTATTAATGCCCTCTGCCGG GTGGTCAGTAATCCTAATGTTACAGATTGGGTGTGCAGCTGGATGGGTAGATGTAAGAAAGAGGAGAGCGAGCTGATTTCCATGGTGTGTTGGAGAATTTGGCTTAACATAAACGATATGGTCAGGAATGGGAAGAGTAGCAGTGTGGATAATGTCATCAATTCAGCAGGTGTACAGCTCTTTCAATGGCAGAGAGCGAGAGGTAAGGTAGCTGGCCATAAGGATGACGAGATGGAAAGAGATTCGGGAGCAGTGGCGTGGAAGAAGCCGGAGGCAGGTTGGTTCAAAGTGAATGTTGACGCCGCTGTGTTTGAGCGTGAGGGCGGTGCTGGGTTAGGTTGCGTGGTGCGTGACGACGAGGGAATGATTATCCAAGCTCGACATGCTAACATTTCAGGTAACTTTTATCCCAGAACGGCAGAGATAATGGGTATTCGAGAAGCTCTGAGTTGGCTTAAAGGTTGGAGGAACATTATTATTGAGTCAGACGCTCTAGAAGTTATTATGGATATTCGTAATGCGAAGGCTCAGGATGGAGATTTATTGATTGATGATTGTGTTTTTTTGGCGAAACAGTTTCCTAATTTAGTTTTTGATTatgtaaggcgatctgcgaatcaagtTGCGCACTGTTTAGCGCATAATGCTCGTTTCTTGtcaggtcatcaggagtggTTTTCGGACTTTCCTGACTTTCTTACGTCTGTAACTGTTTCGAATATTTCTCAATAA
- the LOC126686688 gene encoding uncharacterized protein LOC126686688: MFYLSLIEHTLRLPPSLLSLPLQDAIKKELENIFLDKVIANLGLCISIYDIRNIDGGFIFPGDGASTYTVEFRMLVFRPFVGEIITAKLKESNNDGLRLSVGFFDDIYIPAHRLPKPSHSQQDPEKRYQAIWTWKVESEDDDMQLSIDGFDEIKFRVDSVKYPPIPIEQPEKPFAPMIISGSLDYEGLGPVSWW; encoded by the exons ATGTTCTATCTAAGCCTAATAGAGCACACATTGCGTTTGCCTCCGTCTCTCCTCAGTCTTCCTCTTCAAGATGCTATCAAAAAAGAGCTTGAAAATATCTTTTTAGACAag GTTATTGCGAATTTAGGGCTCTGCATTTCAATTTATGACATCAGAAATATTGATGGCGGGTTTATCTTCCCTGGAGACGGTGCTTCAACATATACG GTGGAATTTAGAATGCTTGTGTTTCGTCCATTTGTAGGGGAGATAATCACTGCAAAACTTAAAGAATCCAACAATGATGGTTTGCGTT TGTCAGTTGgattttttgatgatatttACATACCAGCGCATCGTTTACCAAAGCCATCTCATTCTCAGCAGGACCCTGAGAAGAG ATATCAGGCTATTTGGACATGGAAAGTTGAATCCGAAGATGATGACATGCAGTTGAGTATTGATGGTTTCGATGAG ATTAAGTTTCGAGTTGACAGTGTAAAGTATCCTCCAATTCCAATTGAGCAACCAGAAAAGCCATTTGCCCCTATGATTATTTCG GGTTCTCTTGATTACGAAGGTTTAGGCCCCGTGTCATGGTGGTAA
- the LOC126686687 gene encoding glutathione reductase, chloroplastic: MAAATSFTTPKLTSPSSTLLQSLYKKFPITVPFTSSSFLSFPKTLPSLPTSNLHHRRHFAAVVRADSTNGAEPRHYDFDLFTIGAGSGGVRASRFATSFGATAAVCELPFSTISSETTGGVGGTCVLRGCVPKKLLVYASKYWHEFDESHGFGWSYETDPKHDWSTLMANKNAELQRLTGIYKNILKNNGVTLIEGRGKIVDPHTVDVDGKLYSARHILISVGGRPFIPDIPGSEYAIDSDAALDLPSKPEKIAIVGGGYIALEFAGIFNGLKSDVHVFIRQKKVLRGFDEEIRDIVAEQMSLRGIEFHTEESPQAIIKAVDGSLSLKTNRGTIEGFSHVMFATGRKPNTKNLGLETVGVKMSKNGAIEVDEYSRTSVPSIWAVGDVTDRVNLTPVALMEGGALAKTLFANEPTKPNYRAIPSAVFSQPPIASVGVSEEQAIKEFGDVDIFTSNFKPLKATLSGLPDRVFMKLIVCAKTDKVVGLHMCGEDAAEIMQGFAVAVKAGLTKADFDATIGIHPTAAEELVTMRTPTRKIRGDSPSEGTTGREAKAAAGL, encoded by the exons ATGGCAGCAGCCACATCTTTTACTACACCAAAACTAACTTCACCATCATCAACTCTTCTCCAATCCCTCTACAAAAAATTCCCAATCACAGTCCCTTTCACTTCCTCCTCATTCCTCTCCTTCCCCAAAACCCTACCCTCTCTCCCTACCTCCAATCTCCACCACCGTCGTCATTTCGCCGCCGTTGTTCGCGCCGACTCCACTAATGGCGCGGAACCTCGCCACTACGATTTTGACCTTTTCACCATCGGCGCCGGCAGCGGCGGTGTCCGCGCTTCTCGCTTTGCTACCAGCTTTGGCGCCACGGCCGCTGTCTGTGAGCTTCCTTTCTCCACCATATCTTCCGAGACCACCGGAGGCGTTGGCGGCAC gTGTGTCCTACGTGGATGTGTACCGAAGAAGCTGTTAGTGTATGCTTCGAAGTATTGGCATGAGTTTGATGAGAGTCATGGATTTGGATGGAGTTATGAGACTGATCCGAAGCATGATTGGAGTACTTTAATGGCGAATAAAAATGCTGAACTTCAGCGGCTTACTGGAATTTACAAGAATATTTTAAAGAACAATGGTGTCACTTTAATTGAAGGTCGCGGAAAG ATTGTAGACCCGCATACGGTTGATGTTGATGGAAAACTTTACTCTGCAAGGCATATATTAATTTCAGTTGGGGGGAGACCATTTATTCCTGATATCCCGGGAAGTGAATATGCGATAGATTCTGATGCTGCCCTTGATTTGCCTTCGAAGCCTGAGAAAATTGCAATAGTTGGTGGAGGTTACATTGCCTTGGAGTTCGCTGGTATTTTTAATGGTTTGAAAAGTGATGTTCATGTATTTATCCGGCAGAAGAAAGTACTGAGGGGCTTTGATGAAGAG ATTAGAGATATTGTTGCAGAACAAATGTCTCTAAGAGGAATTGAGTTCCACACGGAGGAGTCGCCTCAGGCTATTATTAAAGCAGTAGATGGTTCTCTCTCACTGAAGACCAACAGAGGAACAATTGAGGGCTTCTCACATGTTATGTTTGCAACTGGAAGGAAGCCTAATACTAAG AACTTGGGTTTGGAGACAGTGGGAGTAAAAATGAGCAAGAATGGAGCAATAGAG GTTGATGAATACTCGCGCACATCGGTTCCTTCAATTTGGGCAGTTGGAGATGTTACAGATAGGGTGAATTTGACTCCGGTTGCTTTGATGGAGGGAGGTGCATTGGCCAAAACTCTGTTTGCAAATGAGCCAACAAAACCTAATTATAG AGCAATTCCATCTGCTGTTTTCTCGCAGCCGCCAATTGCCAGTGTTGGTGTCTCCGAAGAGCAG GCAATTAAAGAATTTGGTGATGTTGATATCTTCACATCAAACTTCAAGCCTTTGAAGGCCACCCTCTCAGGGCTGCCAGATCGTGTTTTCATGAAATTGATAGTCTGTGCAAAGACGGACAAAGTCGTGGGGCTGCACATGTGTGGAGAAGATGCAGCAGAAATTATGCAG GGATTTGCTGTTGCAGTGAAAGCTGGTTTGACTAAGGCAGACTTTGATGCTACAATCGGTATTCACCCAACAGCAGCTGAGGAGCTGGTCACAATGAGGACTCCTACACGGAAGATACGAGGAGATTCTCCCTCCGAG GGAACAACGGGTCGTGAGGCTAAAGCTGCGGCAGGACTTTAG
- the LOC126688260 gene encoding U3 small nucleolar RNA-associated protein 18 homolog: MSLISQNASTKNRVKTSKEETDGPAFMEGDEDKQASELVMLRAKKRKKERSEIDEGKEMKRLENFLFGSLYSPIEFGNDGGENAHNGIENGSAFFVDRSANSQRSVYKEDSDFSGESDAEEEPKQRKAAWVDEEEEKAVIDIAHTNRLRKLRKEEDESLISGREYVARLRAHHAKMNRGTEWARLDLQSRNGGSYDNESSDEENGIVTARGYEDVESFDDVFRSSEDLVVKSRAKLLPGLLEYSRLVDANAQEPSSGPINSVQFHQNAQLLLTAGLDRRLSFFQIDGKRNTKIQSIFIEDCPIHKASFLPDGSQVIISGRRKYFYSFDLVNAKVDKIGPLVGREEKSLEVFEVSPDSKTIAFVGNEGYILLVSTKTKELIGTLKMNGTARSLAFADNGQQLLSHGGDGQVYHWDLRTRTCIHKAVDEGCLTGTALSTSSNGSLFAAGSDSGIVNVYNREEFLGGKRKPIKTIDNLTTKVDFMKFSNDAQILAVCSHMKKNSLKLIHVPSYTVFSNWPHAKTALHYPRCLDFSPGGGFMAVGNAAGKVLLYKLHHYEHA; encoded by the coding sequence ATGAGTTTGATTTCTCAAAATGCTAGTACTAAAAATAGAGTGAAGACTAGTAAGGAGGAGACTGATGGGCCTGCATTTATGGAAGGGGATGAGGACAAACAAGCTTCCGAGTTGGTTATGCTGAGGgcgaaaaagagaaagaaagagcgGTCGGAAATCGATGAGGGTAAGGAAATGAAAAGGTTGGagaattttttatttggatCCCTATACTCCCCTATTGAATTTGGAAACGATGGTGGGGAGAATGCGCATAATGGGATTGAAAATGGTTCTGCTTTTTTTGTGGATCGTTCGGCAAACAGTCAACGGTCTGTTTATAAAGAGGATTCAGATTTTTCTGGAGAAAGTGATGCTGAAGAGGAGCCCAAACAGCGGAAAGCTGCGTGGGTTgatgaggaagaagaaaaagCTGTTATTGATATTGCGCACACTAATAGATTGAGAAAACTGAGGAAGGAAGAGGATGAGAGTTTGATTTCAGGTCGGGAGTACGTTGCGAGATTAAGGGCTCATCATGCGAAGATGAATCGCGGTACTGAGTGGGCACGATTGGATTTACAGTCAAGAAATGGTGGTTCTTATGATAATGAATCTTCGGATGAAGAAAATGGAATTGTCACTGCTCGTGGTTATGAGGATGTTGAATCTTTTGATGATGTTTTTCGGAGTAGTGAAGATCTCGTAGTGAAAAGCAGAGCAAAACTGTTGCCTGGGCTTCTTGAGTACTCTAGACTTGTAGATGCAAATGCTCAAGAACCATCAAGTGGTCCAATAAATTCGGTTCAGTTCCATCAGAATGCACAGCTGCTACTAACTGCTGGATTGGATCGGAGGCTGAGCTTTTTTCAAATTGACGGGAAGCGGAACACGAAAATCCAAAGCATTTTCATTGAGGATTGCCCAATTCATAAGGCCTCTTTTTTACCGGATGGATCGCAGGTGATTATATCGGGAAGAAGAAAGTATTTTTACAGCTTTGATTTGGTGAATGCTAAAGTTGATAAGATAGGCCCACTGGTCGGTAGGGAGGAGAAGAGCTTGGAAGTTTTTGAGGTGTCACCAGATTCTAAAACTATTGCTTTCGTGGGTAACGAAGGCTATATCTTGTTGGTATCAACTAAAACTAAGGAACTCATTGGAACTCTGAAGATGAATGGGACTGCCCGCTCGTTGGCATTTGCTGATAATGGACAGCAATTATTGAGCCACGGAGGCGACGGGCAAGTGTATCACTGGGATTTGAGGACAAGGACGTGCATCCATAAGGCTGTCGATGAAGGTTGTCTAACCGGCACTGCACTTTCAACTTCCTCAAACGGCAGCTTGTTTGCTGCTGGTTCGGACAGCGGGATAGTGAATGTTTACAACAGAGAGGAGTTCTTAGGTGGGAAGAGAAAACCGATAAAGACGATTGATAATTTGACGACTAAAGTAGATTTTATGAAATTCAGTAACGACGCTCAAATACTAGCGGTTTGTTCACACATGAAAAAGAACAGTTTGAAGTTGATACACGTCCCATCATATACTGTGTTCTCTAATTGGCCCCATGCAAAGACGGCCTTACATTATCCTCGCTGTTTGGATTTCAGTCCCGGTGGAGGATTTATGGCTGTGGGTAATGCTGCTGGGAAAGTATTGCTGTACAAGCTGCATCATTATGAGCACGCATAG